From Acidithiobacillus sp., the proteins below share one genomic window:
- a CDS encoding type II toxin-antitoxin system PrlF family antitoxin, whose translation MAATLEVESTLTDRYQTTVPETVRRALRLGKRDKIHYTIRPGGEVVLTRAEDSEEDDPVLGQFLGFLARDIATHPERLQAIDVSFVQRLQSLTGGIEVDLDAPLSADDE comes from the coding sequence ATGGCTGCCACCCTCGAAGTCGAATCCACGCTGACTGACCGCTACCAAACCACGGTGCCGGAGACCGTCCGCCGGGCCCTCCGGCTGGGCAAACGCGACAAGATCCACTACACCATCCGCCCCGGTGGCGAGGTCGTGCTGACGCGCGCCGAGGACTCCGAGGAAGACGATCCGGTGCTCGGCCAGTTCCTGGGCTTCCTGGCCCGCGACATCGCCACGCATCCAGAGCGCCTGCAGGCCATTGATGTCAGCTTCGTGCAGCGCCTCCAATCGCTGACCGGCGGCATCGAAGTCGATCTCGATGCCCCCTTGTCAGCAGACGATGAATGA
- a CDS encoding type II toxin-antitoxin system YhaV family toxin produces the protein MSASKLAPLVIHGWTVFAHPLFLAHIATLVQQVEALKKKDPVGYVKKNANKRLAAIIKLAFDAIPQDPTRPEYRQGNTLGEDHKHWFRAKFFQQYRLFFRYHAPSKVIVLAWVNDEDTKRVYESNDDAYRVFRKMLESGHPPDDWNQLPAEA, from the coding sequence ATGAGCGCGAGCAAGCTCGCGCCCCTGGTCATTCATGGCTGGACGGTTTTTGCCCACCCGCTATTCCTCGCGCATATTGCGACTTTGGTCCAGCAGGTCGAGGCGCTCAAGAAAAAGGATCCAGTCGGATACGTGAAAAAGAACGCCAATAAGCGACTGGCGGCGATCATCAAACTGGCGTTCGACGCCATCCCGCAAGACCCGACACGGCCAGAGTACCGTCAAGGCAACACCCTCGGTGAAGATCACAAGCACTGGTTCCGCGCCAAGTTTTTCCAGCAATACCGGCTGTTCTTCCGCTACCACGCGCCGAGCAAGGTGATCGTGCTCGCCTGGGTCAATGACGAGGACACCAAGCGCGTCTATGAGAGCAATGACGACGCCTACCGGGTGTTCCGAAAGATGCTGGAAAGCGGCCATCCTCCGGATGACTGGAACCAGTTGCCGGCCGAGGCATGA
- a CDS encoding Hsp33 family molecular chaperone HslO produces MTDFSQGFYWETLPLRGARCRLDGIYARVLQDFSGPEDVAKLLGELLVGLALLATTQKNYERLIVQTQSKGPLKLLVAEMTAAGGMRAYGRWEEGAMVDFSSLPDALLAITVDMGMDRDRYQGLVALRETLTASLNAYFTESVQSPAYFRLAVDVAAQQAGGYFLQRLPGVLSAENWRLATQFIAIGSDQSLLAAQPEQFLPEIFPEEAVRLHTKQPLTFFCSCTRQRVERMLVSLGQAEAEEALATEGEVTVTCEYCHEAYRFADTDIALLFAVGESLH; encoded by the coding sequence ATGACTGATTTTTCGCAGGGTTTTTATTGGGAGACGCTGCCCTTGCGGGGTGCGCGCTGTCGCCTGGATGGCATCTACGCCCGGGTGCTGCAGGATTTTTCTGGACCGGAGGACGTGGCTAAACTTCTGGGCGAGTTGCTGGTGGGCTTGGCGCTATTGGCGACCACCCAGAAAAACTATGAGCGCTTGATCGTGCAGACGCAGAGTAAGGGGCCGTTGAAACTACTGGTAGCGGAGATGACGGCGGCGGGTGGCATGCGTGCTTACGGTCGCTGGGAGGAGGGTGCTATGGTGGATTTCTCGAGTCTTCCCGATGCGTTGCTCGCCATCACGGTGGACATGGGAATGGATCGGGATCGCTATCAGGGCTTGGTGGCACTACGGGAAACGCTGACGGCATCCCTGAATGCCTATTTTACCGAGTCGGTGCAGTCACCCGCCTATTTCCGGTTGGCGGTAGACGTGGCGGCGCAGCAGGCTGGGGGATATTTCCTGCAGCGTCTGCCAGGAGTGCTCAGTGCCGAGAATTGGCGGCTGGCTACCCAGTTTATTGCCATCGGATCGGACCAGTCTCTACTGGCGGCACAGCCTGAACAGTTTCTCCCGGAGATTTTTCCGGAGGAAGCCGTGCGTTTGCATACTAAGCAGCCTTTAACGTTTTTCTGTTCATGTACCCGTCAGCGGGTAGAGCGCATGCTGGTGTCACTGGGTCAAGCGGAAGCGGAAGAGGCATTGGCCACAGAGGGCGAGGTCACCGTTACCTGCGAATACTGCCATGAGGCCTATCGCTTTGCAGACACGGATATCGCACTGCTGTTTGCTGTGGGTGAGTCACTGCATTAG
- a CDS encoding ATP-binding protein: protein MKAEMVTTRPRLPVPKLLQRRIGRAIADFRMIQPGDRILLGLSGGKDSLTLLHLLRALQRQSPVPFELGVATVDPMSPDYDPQPLVPYLRELGIPYFLERQNIYERAQKHLLRPSYCSFCARMRRGVLYRCARREGYQVLALGQHLDDFAESFFMSMFYNGELRTMKAHYRVQEGDLRVIRPLVYCRERQSRQFATEQALPVIHENCPACFGKPTERQHMKELLATQEAYDPRLFKQLQRALLPLMGQGLEDLEFEETHD from the coding sequence GGCCGAGCGATTGCCGATTTCCGCATGATTCAGCCGGGGGATCGCATCCTGCTGGGGCTGTCCGGCGGGAAAGACTCGCTCACCCTGTTACACCTGCTGCGGGCCCTGCAACGGCAATCCCCGGTGCCCTTTGAGTTGGGCGTGGCCACCGTCGATCCCATGAGCCCGGATTATGACCCACAGCCGCTGGTGCCTTATTTGCGGGAGCTGGGTATTCCGTATTTTCTGGAGCGACAGAATATTTACGAGCGGGCACAAAAGCACCTGCTACGGCCCTCTTATTGCAGTTTTTGTGCGCGGATGCGGCGGGGTGTGTTGTATCGCTGCGCGCGGCGCGAAGGCTATCAGGTCCTGGCGTTGGGGCAACATCTCGACGATTTCGCCGAAAGCTTTTTCATGTCGATGTTTTACAACGGTGAGTTGCGCACCATGAAGGCGCATTATCGGGTGCAGGAAGGTGATTTACGGGTGATTCGCCCCCTGGTGTACTGCCGGGAAAGACAATCGCGGCAGTTTGCCACGGAGCAGGCCCTGCCGGTGATTCACGAAAATTGTCCGGCCTGTTTCGGCAAACCAACGGAGCGCCAGCACATGAAAGAACTCCTTGCCACGCAGGAAGCATACGATCCCCGGCTGTTCAAACAACTCCAGCGTGCTCTGCTGCCGCTGATGGGGCAGGGTTTGGAAGATTTGGAATTTGAGGAAACGCATGACTGA